From the genome of Setaria viridis chromosome 1, Setaria_viridis_v4.0, whole genome shotgun sequence:
TGCACATAGTGCACATGTAGATCGATCCATAAGAAGAATGCCCAACTCTGAGCTATAGTTCTTTAGTCTTCACTGACCAATATGATGAAATAAGAAATGAAGGGAACATAGCAGTTGGGACGTGTGCTTGTTAAGGCACACAAGAACCAGAAGCCTACACATATGTTCACATCAAACAATACGAAAATAATATTTCAttcaacaacaaaagcatgCCCAGGATCGGTAATGGCATATGAAACAGTGTTGCAATGCATGTGAAACAAATCAGGTAAGATGGAAAATTTGGGGGAAAACTGTTTACTATATCTGTAAGCCCACCTAAATCCCGTGTGGCAACATGTTGGGTTACACATCACATCCTCGAGCACCTttatagaaaggaaaaaagagcaGCTTGTTTCAGATCAAATCATGATAAATAGAGCATCAGATCTTGCCTGTGAGAATGACAATTATCCCATGGTTTGTTGCCTTCAAGGTAACAgataaaaaaagctaaaaaaactGTCACATTGCCACAAGATACCATAAACCACATAATTGGAGTATTTGAGAAACATTATGAAAATTATGACAACAGAGAATTAGAGATCTTACTTTCAGGCCAATCAGCCAAGGTTGGGTCCTCCCAACTTTGCCCAGCTGCCTTTCGAGGCACAGCCTTCTTTGCTGCTTCAACCTTCTTGTCTTTCTCACTATTTGCAATAGCAGCCTTAACTGTGGCTAGAGCCTCAGGACTGATTATCTTTGAGTCCTTCTGGAACAAGTGTTGTGCCTGCAAGACACCATGTGACAGTGAGACAGGTTAACAGGTTACTAAAAATTGCACCGAATTAATAGTGACACAGAATAATACATAGATGTTAGATCTGAGATTCATTAAGTTACAAATTGGCAGTATGCATCGTCAAACATATAGTTTCATCTCGCTAGCTTGAACCTTGAAAATAGTGAGTTGAAACTTAAGAGGCACATTTCTGCCTCCCCCAATTGGACACAAGAAGATCTTCTCttttaaataaataataataataattgtaACCATTCCCACAGATTTTGCTATTCACACCTATAAGTTCCAGTACTGCTACGCAGAATTATTATTAGGCAATTGATTATTCAGATTCCAGTTAAATTAGTAATTAGATATTACCAGGGCATAAAAACCTCAAATGAAATGCCTGTATTAAGATTAATCATGTATTGTTTAGTCTGAATCATTCACTATCAGCAGCACGATACACGCAAATAGAATCTTATCAAACTTTTGCAATTAGATCTTGCAAGACAGAAGATAAATTCTCGTGTAATGTCTGCAATGAACTTGAGAGAAATGTTTGTGTTAAGACTAATCCTGCAACATCTAGTCAAAATCATTCACAGCCAACAGCATAAGACAACAAAAATGCCTTCAGGGTCGCATGAGCATCAGTCATCGGATCATTTACTGAATCAAACAATCTAAGTCTCCAACCAATCTTAAGCTCTACAAGCGTAGCATCACTGCACCAGGACAGTAAACAAATGACAAATCATAGACGAGGATGCCGACCATCCCCGACCGAGGCTAGCCAACAGCGGAAAGGCGGCGGGATTCCTGCATTACCTGCTGGACCTGGGGCATGGGGTAGACGGCGTTGTACGCAGGCGCCGCAGCGGTGGCCGCATGCCACGCGGCGTACTGCGGGTTCTGGAGGTGGAAGGGCACGGGGAAGTAGGACGGGGtcgtggccgcggccgccgccgcggcatgGTAGGTGAACTGCGCGGACGCGGAGGCCGGCGAAATGGACTGCGTCGACATCACGATCGCCGGGGGGGCGGCGGTCGAGAGGGGCGGAGTCGCGCCGGGAGAGGCCGGATCGCCGGAGCGCTGGGCTGGAAAGCCTGGAAGGTGGCGTGAGGTCGAGGGATTCGCCGATTCGGCTGCCTCCTGCCTGTGCGTCTTCTGGTTGTGTGTGTGATCGTGGATTCGTGTTCGTGTGGAGTCTCGGGAAGAAGTAACGTGAGGACCGGAAGGAAGGGTGTGGAACGCTCTGGAAGCGTCTGGTGCGTTGTGGACGAAGGGGATGTGGGCTTGTGGCCCTAAGGAGACGTGGTTTGGTGCGAagtccaccgccgccgggccTAACTCTGGAGGCGGCAGGCCGTGGCGGGCCGCAGTCTGTAGCTGGCCGGCCCGTTCGCCGCGTTTTCGGCGTTTCTCCTCCTCCGTGCGTTTCGGCGTCCTCCTGCCGCGCCATCGCCCGCTTTCGTTCGAGGAGCATCCGCGTAGAACGGAAGCACGGAGCATGTGGCAAATCGGTTACGTCATTATCAATCTCCTGCAAGCCTCGAACTCTCCAAGGTGTGCCAGAGATCCACGCCAAAGAACGCTAGATCCGTGCAAATCCAGGCGTGTTGGCTCATCGGATCGGCCATCAGGGCTAGCAGCAGCCTCGACTTCCCCCGGTTACCCATCACGGCACGGATGGCCGTCGGCACCTGGCAGTCTAGGCTCGCCGCGTCGTGTCCAAGGCAATCCATCCTAGCCACCCGTGCGCAAATCAACCCGGCCGTCATCCAACCCCGGCATCAGAAAACCTCGAAGGTGTGCCAGCTGGCCGCCAAATCGCAATCGAGCGATCGAACAATTTGGCAAGCTGCTCACGTTAGCATGAATTGATCCGACAATACAGCCGTGCTGATGCCCCAATTAATCGGTCAGATGTTTTCTGTTGAGTTGAGTGCTGCTGTTATGTTGATGTTCCAATACAACCGGCTGTATGTTGCGTCAAAATGGAGTGCTGAAGTCGTGTTGATGTTCCTATCCAACCGGTTGAGCTTTAGAgtttgtttggtagagctccatcttaTTCTTATTCTCTATGGTAGCTAATTCTCTCGGAGAAGTGATTCTATGACTGAAGGTGAttctcttttttcttaaaaaaaaggtgattctctttgattatctagcataaactcttaaaatcaggatggagaatcacttcacagaattagGAGAACTTTTTTCAGCTCTCAgtctcttagttcatttcagagaatcactttacggaatcagcagagaatcacttctatctgaaaaattgtttggcagagctctttTCGGATTCAGCAGAGAACCAGCTtctggagctctaccaaacacacccttaattttcttttctttttcctgactATGACCTCCTAAGTTGTAAGTCTTGTATTTTCTCTGCTACACCAATAGAAACTCGCACTATGTTGTGCGGTTCGCTCAAATCGTCCCACGGATGATCTCCAGAGTTCTAGTATAAAACCTTTTTTTGTTTATCAGTGTATGTGTAGCTCGTGTAGCGACTCGTGATAGGCGGGGGCCTACCTTTTTTGTTTATCAGTGTATGTGTAGCTCGTGTAGCGACTCGTGATAGGCGGGGGCCGGAGCATGCATTATTTGCAGCTCACATGATGAACGCATCGCCTAGGTTTGAAGCTTGAAGTTGAGACCAATAATGTTTATTGAAAGAGACAAAGTTAACATACAAGTATACATTATGCGTGTTTCTAGCTCCCCACGCTTAACTTTTGTCGTTAGGATTTATGAAACAAAGATGCATGCATCTAGATTAGCAACTGTCCAAGCTTCCGCTTTCACTCCAGGTCCTTGTTCTCCAAAAGTTACGCGCACCCAAAGCTGGGCCATGCATGGGTTGCATAGATCTGCCAAGACATATGGGGGCAGCACTGGTGTCACAAGCTGACTGTTCGATCATAGTTGATCAGTGGCAGGTATGTGTATCAGTAGTATGCTCTGCATGTGGACGTGCTTTCAGCAAAGATTATTGCTAGGATCATGCAAGTTGTGGGAAGAAATCAAATTCCCGGGCACCAGCACCACAGAAGATCCTGCGACCCGTGAATATGATCCCCCTGCGATGCATATATGGTACATGATGCCAATATAATCGATCGCGCAACTTGGTCGATCGCAGCGAAGTACATGCCCGTCCAAAAACAAGTGCACTTTCGTTCCAAAGATACATGCACTTGCCCTTGAGAGCATGTGGGGACAAAAAAGTTCACTTCATACTCGGAGATTCGCATACCTGAGTCTACACCAACGTACGTTGTTATACAAAATTAGTTACAGATTAGAAGAGAGCAACCGTGGCAGTGGACCGGCCTTGTTTGGCACGACGCTGGCTAGTAGCTAGTATAGCTAGACGCAAGACGCGAATCCGTGCTGCCCTGTCACAGGATCGCCTACTTTAATTTGTCGCGCAAACCGGCTCGGATCTTAGCGCGAGTAAAATTTTAATGTATGTGCAGCCCTTCTTCTCGTCCGCATCCACATGCATCACGCACGCACGCATTGCATCTGATGACGATCTCAGCATAGCGACCTCTCTGTCCTAACTCCTAACCGATCACGACATGTACGCGTGCTAGCTGCTCGCGCCGCTCACCATCCTCCTCGGCGACGGCTGACAAAGCGCGTTGCTTCATCAGCTGGCTGAGATGGCATCGATCGGTGACCTGGCCCCCGGCTGGGTCACGCGCGCGTCCCGTTGCTAGAAGGAGCGCGCACGGCACGCATGGCTATGGCTGGCGGAGAACTTCCTCGATTCGATAAGAAATGGCTAGCTAATTAACCGGTTAATTCGCCGTGAGAGAttcagggtgtgtttggttgcatgcaccatatgatgcatgcatggatgatcctggatgggatggttcaaccaatttacttgtatcatatggttcactctaattagtagaataatgtattaagtgggatggcctcatcctggatgagttgatccaattcacccaaccaaacaaaaggatcattattattttaaatcatttcatacatgaatcaaatgatacaaccaaccaaacacaccctcagTTACGTGCCATGATTAGACGAGACGATTCGCAAGCATGCAACTAGCTGCAGCAACCGGCAACAACAATTCCGAGTCCATGTGTCGCGCATCGTCGCC
Proteins encoded in this window:
- the LOC117862639 gene encoding uncharacterized protein, with the translated sequence MSTQSISPASASAQFTYHAAAAAAATTPSYFPVPFHLQNPQYAAWHAATAAAPAYNAVYPMPQVQQAQHLFQKDSKIISPEALATVKAAIANSEKDKKVEAAKKAVPRKAAGQSWEDPTLADWPENDFRLFCGDLGNEVNDDILTKAFSKYPSFNMARVIRDKWTGKTKGYGFVSFANASDLAAALKEMNGKYVGNRPIKLRKSTWKSRIDFEALEKGKTRPQKKIKLQKRSVLHK